One part of the Aspergillus luchuensis IFO 4308 DNA, chromosome 5, nearly complete sequence genome encodes these proteins:
- a CDS encoding putative 3-hydroxyacyl-CoA dehydrogenase (COG:Q;~EggNog:ENOG410PPAF;~InterPro:IPR036291,IPR002347;~PFAM:PF00106,PF13561;~go_process: GO:0055114 - oxidation-reduction process [Evidence IEA]): MIAPTEPVQSSNSATPITQFHPDITREALEEKVVLIVGGANGIGASLVELCCENDAYVIIGDIDSTAGAPLSRKCRDKWPVYWDPSGPPKPPRSSFQETDITNYQSVLDLFDFTFKTYKRIDHVVVTAGSMEPKENWFDHALSLQAVREPPSTRDLDVNLTGTLYVVRLAGAYLRHNRGPGVDRSITLFSCAAGFKETPGVSVYQAAKHGVQGLMRSLRPYFISPYKHNLRINTICPWMTQTHPAVTKKLCDRWEEEGLPISSPLQVAQVAAGVLVDDSLNGTSMYVEGGRAWEIEANLDRLEPQWLGEVPAKTLAQGQKVLKDAWAA; encoded by the exons ATGATCGCCCCAACTGAGCCAGTTCAGTCCTCCAATTCGGCCACCCCTATCACCCAATTTCATCCTGACATCACTCGGGAAGCTTTGGAAGAAAAGGTTGTCCTCATTGTGG GAGGTGCCAATGGCATCGGTGCAAGTCTCGTAGAGCTTTGCTGTGAGAACGACGCCTACGTAATCATTGGCGACATTGATTCCACCGCCGGTGCCCCCTTGAGCCGGAAGTGCCGTGACAAATGGCCTGTCTACTGGGACCCCTCTGGTCCCCCGAAGCCTCCGCGCTCCTCTTTCCAAGAGACTGATATCACGAACTACCAATCTGTGCTTGATCTCTTTGACTTCACATTCAAGACCTACAAGCGCATTGATCATGTCGTTGTTACTGCTGGCAGTATGGAACCAAAGGAGAACTGGTTTGACCATGCCCTAAGCCTCCAGGCTGTGCGCGAG CCCCCATCCACCAGAGACCTTGACGTCAATCTCACTGGGACCCTCTACGTCGTTCGTCTCGCTGGTGCCTACCTCCGCCATAACCGTGGCCCTGGAGTAGACCGCTCCATTACATTATTCTCTTGCGCCGCAGGCTTCAAGGAAACCCCCGGTGTGTCTGTTTACCAAGCAGCCAAGCACGGTGTGCAAGGCCTAATGCGCTCCCTACGCCCCTACTTCATCTCCCCTTACAAGCACAACCTCcgcatcaacaccatctGCCCCTGGATGACCCAGACTCACCCGGCTGTAACAAAGAAGCTCTGCGAccggtgggaggaggagggtctTCCTATCAGCTCTCCTCTCCAGGTGGCTCAGGTGGCTGCTGGCGTGCTCGTGGACGACTCACTCAACGGTACCTCGATGTACGTCGAGGGTGGCCGCGCCTGGGAGATTGAGGCGAACCTTGATCGTCTCGAGCCACAATGGCTGGGGGAGGTTCCCGCGAAGACGCTGGCTCAGGGACAGAAGGTGTTGAAGGATGCCTGGGCTGCATGA
- a CDS encoding cupin domain-containing protein (COG:G;~EggNog:ENOG410Q12H;~InterPro:IPR014710,IPR011051,IPR013096;~PFAM:PF07883), with the protein MLDLMATAVKMNGLSRCLERQIIQHAKTPFFRKCNTTPLRLSGVHLRRYSDQSSKYNGNMTTQPPKNEMVYMPGVMSPSRSFGVFRKVLHTGLYSQFVAMEVPVNGEIGDEIHTVDQVLIFTHGTGKAIVAGKEQEVKQNDVVIVPAGTQHQFLNIGNTPLEVVTIYSPAEHDPRTVHQTKAEGDAQEEAGEDEAPEWSQRSKSENEKIGLVIPP; encoded by the exons ATGCTGGATCTAATGGCAACTGCTGTTAAAATGAACGGTTTGTCAAGGTGCTTGGAAAGACAAATCATACAACACGCGAAAACACCTTTCTTCAGGAAGTGCAATACGACCCCACTACGTCTTTCTGGCGTTCATCTCCGACGATACTCAGACCAGAGCTCAAAATACAACGGCAACATGACTACTCAACCTCCCAAGAACGAGATGGTGTACATGCCAGGGGTGATGTCACCGAGTCGATCGTTCGGGGTATTCCGTAAGGTCCTTCACACTGGTCTGTATTCGCAATTTGTGGCGATGGAAGTTCCGGTCAACGGCGAAATTGGTGACGAG ATTCATACCGTCGATCAAGTGCTGATATTCACCCATGGCACTGGCAAGGCAATTGTTGCTGGGAAGGAACAAGAGGTCAAACAGAACGATGTCGTCATAGTCCCGGCTGGCACTCAACACCAGTTTCTGAATATCGGAAACACGCCACTCGAAGTCGTCACCATATACTCCCCGGCTGAACATGATCCGCGTACAGTACATCAAACCAAGGCAGAGGGCGATGCACAGGAAGAGGctggcgaggatgaagcaCCAGAGTGGAGTCAACGGAGCAAGTCGGAGAACGAGAAGATTGGGCTGGTCATTCCGCCATAA
- a CDS encoding putative MFS monosaccharide transporter (COG:G;~EggNog:ENOG410PHXX;~InterPro:IPR005829,IPR005828,IPR003663,IPR036259, IPR020846;~PFAM:PF00083,PF07690;~TransMembrane:12 (i33-50o80-100i107-124o130-153i165-188o200-224i312-330o350-372i379-401o413-438i459-475o481-499i);~go_component: GO:0016020 - membrane [Evidence IEA];~go_component: GO:0016021 - integral component of membrane [Evidence IEA];~go_function: GO:0022857 - transmembrane transporter activity [Evidence IEA];~go_process: GO:0055085 - transmembrane transport [Evidence IEA]) produces the protein MGMGAGAEAVSGKRAELAGNRVGWRGLLSSKKTFAIALFASLGGFVYGYNQGMFSEILTMNSFIKATDGYAARTGLKQGMLTSILELGAWVGTLLNGYLADAMGRRQTVVVAVVIFCVGVIVQACTKNAGYVFAGRFVTGLGVGNLSMIVPLYNAELAPPEIRGSLVAVQQLSITFGIMVSFWIGYGTNYIGGTGDGQSIAAWEIPVCIQVLPALILAAGMVLFMPQSPRHLMNQGRDEECLQTLARLRDAPTDDILVRIEYLEIKSLKMFEEETAKKKYPQYQDGSFKSNFMIGFHDYLSLITNPSLFKRTTVACLIMLFQQWNGINAINYYAPQVFEGLELGGNTTSLLATGVAGIFEFVFTIPAVLWVDNIGRKKILLAGAIGMAACHFICAGLIGSYEGTFGEHKSAGWATVAFVWIFIINFAYSWGPCAWIVVSEVFPLSMRAKGVSIGGSSNWLNNFGVGLATSPFIAASTYGTFIFFGCITVVGAVYVWFFVPETKGRTLEEMDELFGSEGMAAEDEALRQQIDREIGLTALLQGEMIDSTEKIPEKAVHADNVALTTPSA, from the exons ATGGGTATGGGTGCGGGCGCTGAGGCCGTGTCCGGCAAGCGTGCTGAGCTCGCCGGCAATCGCGTCGGATGGCGTGGGCTCCTGAGCAGCAAGAAGACCTTTGCGATTGCGCTTTTCGCGTCGCTGGGTGGTTTCGTCTATGGAT ACAACCAGGGAATGTTCTCCGAAATTCTTACCATGAACTCCTTCATCAAAGCG ACCGACGGATATGCAGCGCGAACCGGTCTTAAGCAGGGTATGCTTACATCCATTCTGGAATTGGGAGCGTGGGTCGGTACACTATTGAACGGTTATCTCGCCGATGCCATGGGTCGTCGTCAAACTGTCGTTGTCGCTGTGGTCATCTTCTGCGTCGGTGTGATTGTCCAGGCTTGTACGAAAAACGCAGGCTATGTTTTTGCCGGTCGGTTCGTTACCGGTCTGGGAGTGGGTAATCTGAGTATGATTGTTCCTCTGTATAACGCAGAGCTG GCTCCCCCCGAAATTCGTGGCTCGCTAGTCGCCGTGCAGCAGCTGTCCATTACCTTCGGTATCATGGTCAGCTTCTGG ATTGGCTACGGCACCAACTACATTGGCGGGACGGGTGATGGCCAGTCCATTGCGGCCTGGGAGATCCCCGTTTGCATTCAAGTCCTTCCGGCTCTGATCCTCGCTGCGGGAATGGTTTTGTTCATGCCTCAGTCGCCTCGTCATCTGATGAACCAGGGACGGGACGAGGAATGTCTGCAGACTCTTGCCCGACTTCGCGATGCCCCCACCGACGACATTCTGGTTCGCATCGAGTACTTGGAGATCAAGTCGCTCAAGATGTTTGAGGAGGAAACTGCTAAGAAGAAGTACCCTCAATATCAGGATGGATCGTTTAAGAGTAACTTCATGATTGGGTTCCACGACTACCTTTCGCTCATCACAAACCCGTCGCTGTTCAAGCGGACCACCGTTGCG TGCTTGATCATGCTTTTCCAACAGTGGAACGGAATCAATGCCATTAACTACTACGCGCCTCAAGTCTTCGAAGGCCTTGAATTGGGAGGAAATACAACATCCCTCTTAGCTACCGGTGTTGCCGGTATCTTCGAGTTCGTCTTCACGATCCCGGCTGTTCTCTGGGTCGACAACATCGGTCGTAAGAAGATCCTGCTTGCCGGTGCGATTGGTATGGCAGCGTGCCATTTCATCTGCGCGGGTCTCATTGGTTCCTACGAGGGGACATTTGGAGAGCACAAGAGTGCAGGATGGGCGACAGTCGCGTTCGTGTGGATCTTCATCATTAACTTCGCCTACTCATGGG GTCCGTGCGCATGGATCGTGGTATCCGAAGTTTTCCCGCTCAGCATGCGTGCCAAGGGCGTCAGTATCGGCGGTAGCAGCAACTGG CTCAACAACTTCGGTGTCGGTCTAGCCACATCCCCCTTCATCGCCGCTTCCACCTACGgcaccttcatcttcttcggctgcATCACCGTGGTCGGAGCGGTCTACGTGTGGTTCTTCGTTCCCGAAACCAAGGGGCGCACACTGGAAGAGATGGACGAACTATTCGGCTCTGAGGGCATGGCCGCCGAAGACGAGGCGCTCCGACAACAAATTGATCGCGAGATCGGCTTGACGGCACTGCTTCAGGGCGAGATGATTGATTCTACCGAGAAGATTCCCGAGAAGGCGGTCCATGCGGACAATGTGGCCCTGACTACTCCCTCGGCGTAA
- a CDS encoding uncharacterized protein (COG:S;~EggNog:ENOG410PV1W;~InterPro:IPR011009) has protein sequence MAEEQRRLEALARSLEERKRAIEDERRALEHERRANEDERRANEDERRALEAERTALEEKARADEEKSRHRDELLRDTTFIELIRQCHESLSKSMTLGTKSKCTRGPPHEATGKVCPDRFEHWSEFSRKQDDIYSAVCKFLEPTDNDGKRLFDSIDSIEVSGKDIKKNEITSEKDIELYERFAVENHVVSIIAELSKIPAAREYFHLNFEGIKYMNHLSNLRSFMKVLCKERGVTLPITSKPDSVCLWYDEEGERLVLTGEYKPPHKLPMDTLRAGLRTHDFYEEIVGSHTIPTEETERMKYKAARLAGSAIVQEYHTMILLGLEYGYVTTGLGIVLLRVPYDNPQTLQFHLCEPHMEVDQGGDKWFLRPLTAIARVLCLTLMGFGSQPRGVEWSAKTKPTLETWITSFDLTYISQNKGEQAPNDPSDKTFLSPRKSKVAASAGRGKTTRSRARCSENHMKSKREDTADPDPDSAPGQKRRLMDTTSSALPATERRSKRPKYAGGGSKSRQRQSLPFCTQNCLRGLKRRGKLDKNCPNFQLHQENGSTHHRTNTRGLAKLIKAAIDECLDRAEPMGGCGLSGAPFKLTCVRYGYTIVGKGTTCYLWPQLECEADIYRMLEPVQGSTVPVYIGKIDLRRMYFLLGAGPIRHMLLMGWGGESVDEVEVDSHILRQSVTESAKDFQSLGVQHQDLGSGNILWNSELSRAMIIDFHMCTFAMELVKKKPTWLTNENSQMELIENDQERRHCEHHGQHMDLFY, from the exons ATGGCAGAAGAACAGAG GAGGCTCGAAGCCCTAGCTAGGAGTTTGGAGGAACGTAAAAG GGCCATTGAAGATGAACGAAGAGCCCTTGAACATGAACGAAGGGCCAATGAAGATGAACGAAGGGCCAATGAAGATGAACGAAGAGCCCTTGAAGCGGAAAGAACAGCACTTGAAGAGAAAGCGagagcagatgaagaaaagagcaGGCATCGCGACGAGTTACTCCGAGATACGACGTTCATCGAATTGATTCGACAATGCCATGAGTCTCTTTCGAAGTCCATGACACTCGGAACCAAGTCTAAATGTACGAGAGGGCCACCACATGAGGCCACTGGCAAGGTCTGCCCGGATCGATTCGAGCACTGGTCAGAGTTTTCGCGCAAGCAGgatgatatatatagtgCTGTTTGCAAATTTCTCGAGCCAACTGACAATGATGGAAAGCGCCTTTTTGATTCGATAGATTCCATCGAAGTCTCTGggaaagatataaaaaagaatgagATAACGAGTGAAAAGGATATAGAACTCTATGAGCGCTTTGCGGTGGAAAACCATGTTGTCAGCATCATTGCTGAGCTCAGCAAAATCCCTGCTGCCCGTGAATATTTCCACTTGAACTTTGAGGGTATCAAATACATGAACCACCTTTCCAATCTCAGATCATTCATGAAGGTTCTATGTAAGGAGAGAGGAGTTACACTGCCGATCACTTCCAAACCTGACTCAGTCTGCCTATGGtacgatgaggagggagaaaggctAGTCTTGACAGGGGAATATAAACCGCCCCACAAGTTACCCATGGATACCCTTCGCGCAGGCTTGAGGACGCATGACTTCTACGAGGAAATTGTTGGGAGCCATACTATCCCAAcggaagaaacagaaaggaTGAAATATAAGGCAGCCCGCCTGGCAGGCTCGGCGATAGTTCAGGAATATCATACAATGATATTGCTAGGGCTGGAGTACGGGTATGTGACCACTGGTTTGGGGATAGTTCTCCTGCGGGTGCCTTACGACAACCCACAAACTCTGCAATTCCACCTTTGCGAGCCCCATATGGAGGTCGATCAAGGGGGTGACAAGTGGTTCTTACGGCCTTTAACTGCCATTGCACGAGTGCTATGTTTAACACTTATGGGCTTTGGCTCGCAGCCCCGTGGCGTTGAATGGTCCGCTAAGACAAAGCCCACGCTAGAAACCTGGATCACAAGTTTTGACTTGACGTATATCAGTCAAAACAAAGGGGAACAAGCACCAAACGATCCTTCAGACAAAACATTCCTCTCCCCCAGAAAGAGCAAAGTTGCGGCATCCGCAGGAAGAGGCAAAACTACCCGTTCACGAGCTCGCTGCAGCGAAAACCACATGAAATCCAAGCGAGAGGATACAGCAGACCCTGATCCCGACTCAGCCCCAGGACAAAAACGCCGCTTGATGGATACCACATCTTCTGCATTACCTGCCACTGAGAGACGCTCAAAGCGTCCCAAATATGCAGGAGGTGGATCCAAGAGTCGCCAGCGTCAGAGCCTACCATTCTGCACGCAAAATTGCCTTCGTGGCTTAAAAAGACGTGGCAAACTGGACAAAAATTGTCCAAACTTCCAGCTTCACCAGGAGAATGGGTCAACCCATCACCGTACAAACACCCGTGGGCTGGCCAAGTTGATCAAGGCTGCAATAGATGAGTGTCTTGACCGTGCAGAACCGATGGGAGGCTGTGGCCTGTCTGGTGCACCGTTTAAACTGACCTGCGTCAGGTATGGGTATACCATTGTTGGCAAAGGTACCACCTGCTACCTTTGGCCCCAGTTGGAATGTGAAGCCGATATTTACCGAATGCTTGAGCCTGTACAGGGATCCACAGTCCCAGTATATATCGGAAAGATTGACTTGCGCAGGATGTACTTTCTTCTCGGGGCGGGGCCTATCAGACACATGCTACTCatgggatggggtggagagAGTGTTGACGAGGTCGAGGTTGACAGCCATATTTTACGACAGAGTGTAACTGAGTCCGCTAAAGATTTCCAGTCTCTTGGCGTTCAACACCAAGACCTTGGATCAGGCAATATTCTCTGGAACTCGGAGCTGAGTCGGGCCATGATCATTGACTTTCATATGTGCACATTCGCCATGGAATTGGTCAAAAAGAAGCCAACGTGGCTCACTAACGAGAACTCCCAAATGGAATTGATTGAGAATGATCAGGAGCGCCGGCATTGTGAACACCATGGC CAGCATATGGATCTCTTCTACTAG
- the tpcG gene encoding oxidoreductase tpcG (COG:S;~EggNog:ENOG410PUDJ;~InterPro:IPR036291,IPR016040;~PFAM:PF13460): protein MPKYAVLGSTGNCGTALLKILMKRPDAHINAYCRDKAKLLCLMPESIDKKDKITIFEGSIHDEKLLGTCMYDCHAVFLVVSTNDNIPGCRLGQDTATTVISALQALNQAPKIVLLSSASLDEHLSRHVPVLLKKVLLRSASFVYEDLVQTERILRKEAAWLTTIFVKPGALSVDIQRGHALSFTEENGPLSYLDLAAGMVEAVDDPDGRYDMRNVCVVNTNGRAKFPWGTPMCILMGLLRHYFPFLHPFLPSTGPA, encoded by the coding sequence ATGCCAAAATACGCCGTCCTAGGCTCAACCGGCAACTGCGGCACCGCGCTCCTCAAGATTCTCATGAAACGACCGGACGCACACATCAACGCATACTGCCGCGACAAAGCGAAGCTTTTATGTCTCATGCCCGAGTCCATTgataagaaagacaagatAACCATCTTTGAGGGTAGCATCCACGACGAGAAACTTCTGGGTACTTGTATGTACGACTGCCACGCCGTCTTTCTTGTCGTCTCCACAAACGACAATATCCCAGGCTGTCGACTGGGACAGGATACAGCCACGACAGTCATTAGCGCCCTGCAAGCCCTGAATCAAGCACCAAAAATCGTGTTACTCTCGTCTGCTTCATTGGATGAGCATTTATCGCGCCATGTCCCGGTCCTACTTAAGAAAGTTCTACTTCGCTCCGCCTCGTTCGTGTATGAAGACCTGGTTCAAACGGAACGTATCCTGCGCAAGGAAGCGGCGTGGCTGACTACTATCTTCGTCAAGCCCGGCGCACTGTCGGTGGATATACAGCGCGGCCATGCGCTGAGTTTCACTGAGGAGAATGGTCCGCTGTCATATCTGGATCTGGCGGCTGGGATGGTTGAGGCGGTGGATGATCCGGACGGGCGCTATGATATGCGCAATGTTTGTGTTGTGAACACGAATGGGAGGGCGAAGTTTCCGTGGGGTACACCTATGTGTATTCTTATGGGACTGCTGAGGCATTACTTTCCGTTTTTGCATCCGTTTTTGCCGTCTACGGGGCCTGCTTAG
- a CDS encoding uncharacterized protein (COG:S;~EggNog:ENOG410QEA1;~TransMembrane:2 (i363-385o391-413i)), with product MRHLDGYNKQKDNFPTPTSYSADETGNRGGGTATQNRLGLLEDEVPLSAVTPKEFINNASEVQRMTAVTLPEGPSPTTSLLSRIYHGTLKILSRIGLGESDTRRGHTRIRWKNGPGKWLYDDYVEHVPGALEDMKTFLRSSAYVTTANMSGGSQQVPESSTSCNSVSSASATRHSPSSDSTAQLQGSNIIPTSDSQTDVELGEMVSHPPLLLSCVADDRQLFHTLRRIYHEHRGRLRPIWSLKTLHSIHFMKFAYGGSRYIDVRCHEEICETGRPCVCVPPEQLVLPKGKEYDCRPIPPKLSPPIGPRLMMDFFNNPQYIAPNSTSIVQQLPKRACGKLQNEYINLTEAWGIFYKEDWNWARIWWILALGFFPPSLLFGVLWTVFKQDISGAFGVASWWMAGASIIVGIVGTYDM from the exons ATGCGGCACTTGGATGGGTATAACAAACAGAAAGATAATTTTCCAACGCCTACCTCATATTCCGCGGATGAGACGGGGAATCGTGGTGGGGGTACAGCGACCCAGAATAGATTGGGTTTGTTGGAAGATGAAGTCCCCTTGAGTGCCGTAACGCCGAAGGAATTCATTAACAATGCTTCGGAAGTGCAGAGAATGACTGCTGTAACCTTACCTGAAGGCCCATCACCTACTACATCTTTGCTGTCCAGGATCTACCATGGAACACTAAAAATACTGTCTCGTATCGGCCTCGGGGAAAGCGACACTCGACGAGGCCACACACGGATCAGATGGAAAAAT GGTCCGGGTAAATGGCTGTATGATGATTATGTTGAGCATGTCCCAGGTGCTTTGGAAGACATGAAGACATTCTTGAGGTCATCAGCATATGTCACCACTGCCAATATGAGTGGTGGTAGCCAGCAAGTCCCAGAAAGCTCCACCTCCTGTAATTCAGTTTCGAGCGCATCAGCGACGCGACATTCTCCCTCGAGTGATTCCACGGCTCAGTTACAAGGCTCGAATATAATACCCACTAGCGACAGCCAAACAGATGTTGAACTGGGTGAAATGgtctctcatcctccacttctcCTGTCAT GCGTCGCAGATGATCGGCAATTGTTCCACACATTACGCCGTATCTACCATGAGCACCGAGGACGACTAAGACCCATATGGTCTCTGAAGACTTTGCATAGTATCCATTTCATGAAG TTTGCCTATGGCGGAAGCCGCTACATCGATGTTCGATGCCACGAAGAAATCTGCGAAACGGGCAGACCTTGTGTCTGCGTGCCTCCCGAGCAACTTGTCCTCCCTAAAGGAAAGGAATACGACTGTCGTCCGATTCCTCCGAAGCTTTCCCCACCTATCGGCCCACGACTCATGATggacttcttcaacaaccctCAGTACATTGCCCCAAATAGTACCTCGATTGTTCAACAACTTCCGAAACGGGCATGTGGGAAGTTGCAGAATGAGTACATAAATCTCACCGAGGCATGGGGCATCTTTTACAAGGAAGACTGGAACTGGGCGAGGATTTGGTGGATTCTCGCATTGggtttcttccctcccagTTTGCTTTTCGGGGTACTGTGGACTGTTTTCAAGCAGGATATTTCGGGTGCTTTTGGTGTCGCGAGTTGGTGGATGGCTGGTGCGTCAATCATTGTGGGTATCGTTGGGACTTATGATATGTGA